The Bacteroidota bacterium genome includes a region encoding these proteins:
- a CDS encoding Nif3-like dinuclear metal center hexameric protein, translating to MTISEITNFLETFAPLSLQENYDNSGLIVGNKNDTVSGILVCLDSLEAIVEEAIQINCNLIIAHHPIIFSGIKKLNGNNYIERTIIKAIKNNIAIYAIHTNLDNIRDGVNAMIAEKLGLENCKVLSPKKGFLKKLVTFAPNENAGDIRTAIFNAGAGEIGNYSNCSFNQEGTGTFRGNELSNPYVGRKGELHLEPETRIEVIFPSFLEQKVLSALFKSHPYEEVAYDIYSLDNFHQNIGAGMVGTLKQPISEGDFLQFVKTTMRCGALRHTAFLQKTISKVAVCGGSGSFLLADAIAAGADIFISADFKYHQFFDAVNRILIADIGHYESEQYTIDMLCALLTKKFPTFAVHFSKINTNPVNYL from the coding sequence ATGACAATTTCTGAGATCACAAACTTTCTTGAAACCTTTGCACCACTATCGCTGCAAGAAAATTACGACAATTCGGGACTTATTGTTGGAAATAAAAACGATACTGTTTCTGGTATATTAGTTTGTTTGGATTCATTGGAGGCAATAGTTGAAGAAGCCATTCAAATAAACTGCAATTTAATTATTGCACATCATCCGATTATATTCAGTGGAATAAAAAAATTGAACGGCAATAATTATATTGAAAGAACAATTATCAAAGCAATTAAAAACAATATTGCTATTTATGCCATTCATACTAATCTCGATAATATTCGCGATGGAGTGAATGCTATGATCGCTGAAAAACTCGGTTTAGAAAATTGCAAAGTTTTATCCCCAAAAAAAGGATTTTTAAAAAAACTGGTAACCTTTGCACCAAACGAAAACGCAGGGGATATCCGAACTGCCATTTTTAACGCAGGAGCCGGAGAGATCGGAAATTACTCCAATTGCAGTTTTAACCAGGAGGGCACCGGAACTTTCAGGGGGAACGAACTATCTAATCCATATGTCGGACGCAAAGGAGAGCTCCATTTGGAGCCGGAAACGCGAATCGAGGTCATTTTTCCTTCATTCCTGGAACAAAAAGTGCTTTCTGCTCTGTTTAAAAGTCACCCATACGAGGAAGTAGCCTACGATATTTACAGTCTGGATAATTTTCATCAAAATATTGGCGCCGGGATGGTCGGCACGCTAAAACAGCCGATTTCGGAAGGTGATTTTCTACAATTTGTTAAAACTACCATGCGCTGTGGAGCTCTGAGACATACAGCTTTTTTGCAAAAAACCATATCGAAAGTGGCTGTTTGCGGGGGTTCCGGCAGTTTTTTGTTGGCAGACGCCATTGCAGCCGGAGCCGATATTTTCATCAGTGCCGACTTCAAATATCACCAGTTTTTTGATGCGGTTAACAGGATCCTGATAGCGGATATCGGCCATTATGAAAGCGAACAATACACAATAGATATGCTCTGTGCTTTATTGACGAAAAAATTCCCTACCTTTGCGGTTCATTTTTCAAAAATTAATACTAATCCTGTTAACTACCTATAA